CTTACATTGGGCGGTAGTAGAGAGCGTGCCAGTACACGAAGCCATTAAAACCAAACGTGCGGATGCGGGTACATACATCGAAAACTACAAAACTAGTTTAAGAAACCTTGCACAATGCGGTATTAAAACGGTATGCTATAATTTTATGCCGGTATTGGACTGGACGCGAACGCAGCTGGACCTTGAAATGACTGATGGTTCAAAAGCATTGTACTTTAATTGGATAGACCTGGCTATTTTTGACCTCTATATTCTTCAACGTACAGGTGCCGAAGTAGATTACAGCGCAGCAATCCAACAGGCAGCTAAAGATAAATTCGCAACTTTAACCGAGGATGAGCTTAAAGAACTTCGTGTTAATGTACTAATGGGAATTCCGAACGAAAAGGAGATTGAACTTGAAGTTTTGCGTACCAGTATAGATGAATATAAGGAAATTGGTAAAGATGGTTTGAGAAAGAACTTGAGTTGGTTTTTGTCCTCTATTGCAGATGTATGCGAAGAGGAGGGTATTAAGATGACAATCCACCCTGATGACCCACCTTATGCCATTCTTGGATTGCCAAGAGTAGCCAGTAATAAAGAAGATTTATTGTATATCCTGGAAAGTGTAAATAAACCATTTAACGGAATTTGTTTTTGCACTGGCTCATTGGGCGCTGGTCCATCAAATGATTTGGTAGATATTTTCGAATCTGTTAAAGAGCGCGTAAATTTTCTGCACCTCCGCAACGTAACCAAAGATGAGATGGGCAACTTTTATGAAGCCGATCATTTGGGTGGAGATGTAAATATGTATGAGGTAATGAAAGTGATAGCCGCTGAAAATGCCAAACGTGATCAACCAATTCCATTTAGGCCAGATCACGGACATCAGATGTTGGATGACCTGAATAAAACGACGAATCCGGGTTATTCAGCGATCGGTCGTTTAAGAGGCCTGGCAGAATTGCGGGGTTTAGAGCTCGGCGTTACCGGTAATTATTAAAAATGAAGGAAGATTATCCATGCTGTTAAGTACGGATGATCTTCTCTTTTTCTCCTTCATCTTCTTTACGTTGCCCATTTCCAAGGTCGGTTTTTGGCTCGCTTCCTGTTAAAGATTCATCGTTTATAGGCGTTTTTATACCTGAATTATCCAATTTTTCTCCCGGATTGTCAACTTCAGACAGTTTATTTTGATTTAAGTTTTCCACACCCGGAAGTGCCCCTGCTTCCCTATGAGCGCTTCCACTGTTATATGACGGCTTTGTGGTGTTTTGAGGGTTATTAATATCATATCCTTCATTTACAGGTGTTTGTGTGTCTTTTTTAGGTTCCTTGCTATCCATGTTTTTAAGATTTTGACAGTAAAAGATTTATGATTTTAGAACAACGCTTGTAGGAAATAGTTTTGAATACAAATGTTGATATATTAAAACTTCATTTAGTGCCGTTATAGATTTGTAACAGATGCAATATTTATTAACTTTAAACCCATAAATCAAAATAAATCAAATAAAATGGAAAAATTCGCTAAATTAAAAGAACTTGTTGCTGCTGTAGAAGCAGATGCTACAAAATTTTACGGTTCAGGTAATGGTGCCGCAGGTACCAGGGTACGCAAAGCAATGCAGGATTTAAAAACCCTTGCTCAGGAAATCCGTACAGAAGTAACCGAAAAGAAAAACAGCGGTAAATAGAATGCGAAGAGAGGAGCCTAAGAGCTCCTCTTTTTTTGCAATAACATTTCCATTGCATGTTGCAATGTTCCTGCTTTAAGCACTTCCCCTGAATTTACAAAATAGATCTCATCCGCATTTTCGATCGTGTTTAAACGATGTGCAATAATCACCAGGGTAGTTTCTTTCGGCAGCTTTTTTAAGATCGCACTTAAAAGTTGCTCTGTAATCGTATCAATATTGGCCGTTGCTTCATCAAGAATCAGCAATTCCGGGTTTCTAAGTACTGCCCTCATAAAAGCAATAAGTTGTTTCTGACCCAAACTGATGTTGTCGGCACCCGAGGTCACCGGAGTTTCCAGTCCCTCGTCAAAAATAGCAATCAGCTCCTCCAGGTTGGCCTCTGCAATCACAGCGCCTAATTCTTTGTTGGTGTAAGATTGGTACGCAGTGTTGCCATACAAAATATTTTCACGTACGGTTCCGGTAAATAAAAACGGTTCCTGGAGTATAAAGCCTATTTTCTGACTACGTGCTGCCGCTGTAATGCTCCGCATGTTTTGCCCGTTCAATAAAACTTCCCCTTTAGTAGGGTCATATAACCTTGCAATTAAGGAGGCTGTAGTAGTTTTTCCACCACCAGTAGGACCTATTAAAGCGTAAGTCTTTCCCTTCTCAAATTTAAGGTTAATATCATGCAGTATTTCCTTGTCTTCCGTATAAGAGAAGTGTACGTGCTTAAATTCCAATAAAACCGGAACTTCACCTTTTGTTGCATCGCTCAAAGTAGTGGAATCAGATACAACAAGTGAATGATCAGCCAAATCGTTTTCTAGTGCCAGGATGATTGAAATTCGCTCCCAGGAGGCCATCGCAACCTGAAAACTTGACCACAGTGCAGCCAGTTGTCGCAATGGATTGTAAAAGTTGATGGTGTAAGCAAAATAGCTGACCAGTAATCCGACCGTAAACTGGTGGATTGTAATCAGGTAGATGCCGAAGATAAGTACAATCAGCTGCGCAGCACCAGAGAACAAGCCATATATCGGCACAAATATCGTATTGGACAAACCTGCAGCTATTGCAGTTTTGTAATTAGCTGTATTGGCCTCGTCAAAGCGTTTCCTAAAATAGTCTCTGCGGTTAAAGGCAATGATTACTTTAAAATTATTGAGACTTTCCTGAATTTCAGCACTTAAGCCACCCAGACTTTTAAGATTTAAAGCGTTTTTTCGCTTAACCCAAGGTGACAATACCGCAGTGATGAGCAAGATTAACAGGGCAGGGGATAACGCCGCCGCACCAAGTTCTATATTGATAGAAAGCAGAAAAATACCTGCGCCAAACATCCCAATGATGCTGCCAATAAACTGCATCAGTGACTGCGAAAAGAACTGATTGAGCTTGTCTGTATCGTTATTTACCCTTGAGATTAAATCACCTGCTTTGTTCTGGTTAAAAAATGAAACAGGAAGTTCCTGTAGCTTATTAAAAATGGCATTACGTAGGGTATATAACATCCGCTGGCCTACACCCCCCATCAGTTTAGTTTGCCAGTAACCTGTAGCCAGTGTAACCAGGTACATCATCAATAATAAACCGCTGTATAACAAAACACCATCATATTTTTTGGTATATACATAGTTGTCAATCACATGTCCTACAATCAAAGGGCCTAATAGGAGTAGCACCGAATTAATTAATATCGCAGCCAAAGCCAGCAATAGTACTTTCTTCTCCCCGGAAATTAGCTGTAGCAATTTTTTAAGCCCGGAAAAAGCAGATTTATTTACATTGCTTTCATTGAGGTCATTAAGATTGTAATTCATAGTTGCTGGTGCTCTGTTGTGAAGCGTGGATTTGTACGTATTCTGTACTGCTGCTCATTAATTCCTGGTGTGTACCTTGTGCAATAATTTCTCCCTGCATCAATACAATGATATGGTTGTATTGCTCAATGGCCGAGATTTTTTGCGTCACGGAAAGCAAGGTGATGCCCGGATAGTTAGTGTGTATATTTTCAAGTATTCTTTGCTCAGTATGGTAATCTACCCTTGCTGTAAAATCATCCAATAACAGGATTTTAGGTTCTATAGCAAGTGCACGGGCAAGCATAATTCGCTGCTTTTGTCCGCCAGAAAGGCTAGATCCACGTTCAGAAACCATGGTATCCAATCCTTCAGGAAGTCCTGCTATAAAGTCCTTTAATTCTGCTGTTTCAATAGCTTTTTCTAAAGACTGGTCTGTGGCCGCTTTGCTAAAGGCAATATTTTCACGGATGCTCATGTTAAAGATGATGCTGTCCTGGAATACAAAACCCAATTGACTGTAAAAGGCATCCTGATTGTAATTTTGTAAATCATGGCCATCAAATAGTATCAAGCCATGGCTTGGTTTGGTTAAACCAGTTAGCAGGTACAAGAGTTGGGTTTTACCTGCTGCGGTGGGGCCTATGATGGCCGTTTTAGATCCAGCCCTTAAAGTAAAACTAATGTCTTTGAGTGCCGGCTTTTGTCCAAAGTTTAAGGAAATATTTTCTACAGTCATATTTCCTGTCATTTCACTAAGCTCTCCTTCATCCAGTAGTTCCGGACTATCTAAAACGGAGGCTATTCGCTGATAAGATGCTGTAGCTTGCGCCATTACATTACTCATAAAACCAATAACCAATATGGGGAAGATGAGGATGCTGAGGTAGGAGTTAAAGGCTGCAAATTCCCCCAGCGACATGCTCCCTGTGATCACAAAATGGCCACCAAGCGCTAATATGGTTAAACCAGCAAGGTTGGAGATGAATATGATCACCGGAATTAAACCGGCGAACAGTTTAAGTATGGCCAGGCCCAGGTTTCTTGCCTTGGCATTAGCTGTAATAAACTTATCGTATTCCAATTGCTGAGAATTGATTACGCGAATAATGGCAGATCCCAATATACTTTCGTTAATCACTTTGTTTAGCCAGTCAATCACCTCTCTGCTCTGAACAAATAGCACTTTTACCTTTTTTAAAACCAGATAAAATGTAATGCCAATGATGGGGATAATGGTGATGATGCATAAACCTAATTTCCAGTTGATGTTTAGCAGCAATATACTGGCGCCTACAATCAGAAAAATGGAAGAGGTAATGGAAACTATGGCTTGCGATACAAAGAGCTTAATGGAATCGGCATCTGCAGTTAAGTTGGTTAGTAGCTTTGATGGGTTCAGGGATTCAACCATTGCATGGCTTTGCCTGGAAATCTGATGCGCTAACCTACTGCGTAAATCTCGTGCCACACGTTCTGAAGCATAGGTTTGAACAATGCTTTGAAGATAAGTAAAGATGAAGATGAGTCCTATAGCAATACCAAAATGTAAGGCTATTTCATTGCTGTTGAAGCTGCCTTTGGTGTAAGTGTCAATGCCTCTGGCAATGAGTTTCGGGAGTAATAAGTTAATTCCGTTACTCAATAAGGCAAATAGGACAAGTAAAGATATTAATCCCTTATAGGGCTTTAGAAGGGTGAAAATCCCGGGCTTTTTTGCTTTTTTATCTTTTTCCATGTTACCGCTGTTCAACCAGATTTCAAAATTAACATAGTTTTCACTAAGTTATACTGGTAGACGGTAATTTAGTTGATGGTCCTGTTTTGGTTAAACCAGAATTCATGCATTGACCTTATACAAGTAACCAGGTTGTTGTAACCAGAAGGTTTCGTGATATAGGCGTTTGCACCGAATTCATAAGAGGCCTTAACATCCGTTGGATCATCAGAAGTAGAAAATAGGATAACTGGTGTAAAACGTAAGTAGGGGATTTCCTTGATTCTTTTCAGGATATCAAGCCCAGAAAGTCCGGGAAGATTAAGGTCCAGTAAAATAAGTTTAGGTTTGTTTTTGTTCTCTACAAACTTCTCCAGGCTCCTGATTGCATCCCTTCCATCTTCTACTACGCTTAAGGTCAAATCTTCTCTAACTTCCTTCATTGCATGTTCCAGGATAAAAGCAAAATCCTGGTCATCTTCTACATAAAATATATCCGGCGAAATCATAGTCTTATTTTTTAAATGCTATATAAAATATTGTACCTGTTCCCAACTCACTCTCGAACCAAATGCGTCCGTTATGCTTCTCAATGATACGTTTAACAATAGCCAAGCCGACTCCTGTTCCCTCGTAATCTTTCACATTTTCCATGCGTTTAAACAATTCAAACACCTTGTCGTGATAGTTTACATCAATACCAATGCCATTATCTTTAACCGCATAAATAATTTCATCTTCATCTGCCTTACCTTCAATAGAAATTTGGGGCAAAGTAGATTTTGAGGCATATTTTACGGCATTGCCAATGATGTTGTTAAACACCTGAGAAATCATCGTTTGGTCTCCCTGTAAGTCTGGGCATTCCCCAATAATGATTTTGGCATTTTCTGCCTTATAAGCAGAAACAACTTCCCGGGTAATGTCTTTAATCAATTTACCCATTGTAATGCTAACAAAGTCCACTTCAGAACGGCCTACTCTTGCCAGTTTCAAAATTTCATTGATCAGAAAATTCATTCTGTCTGCACCATTAATTACACGATCGAGTAATTTTTTGCCCTTTTCATCTATAGATTTGTTCTGGGCCAAAAATAATTCTGTGTAACTTTTTATAGAGGTTAATGGTGTTCTTAAATCATGTGATATCGTGTAGCTAAAAGTATCCAGCTCTTCATAGGCTAATTTTAAACGTTCATTGAGGATTCTGATCTCACTGGCTTTTTTATTGATGGTGCTGATGATTTTTTCCCTGAGCTTCAAGATTCCTGTAAATTCTTCCTTTGTCCAGCGGATAGAAGTATTTCTCACCTGTTCTGCCCAACTTTCAAAAGAGTTACGGGGACTAAGGATTAAGAGGCCATCTTCGCCTTTTTCTGTTGGTTTTTCTGGATTACCTGCCCATTGTATGGTTTGAATCTGTTCTGGTTTAAACCATACAATTAATTCTGAAAGGTCTCTGCTCAACATGCAAACCATTATTCCACTTGCTATGTTTGCATAATCTCTGGCTGGCTTAAACACTTCGGGTAATTGATGAGTGTGGTATACCGATTCCTGCATGGTATCTTTAAGCCAGTTAAAAAGCGGTATCAACTGCTCCTTTGCCGGGGTTTTTCCAAGAGTTTCAAACCGGCCTTCAAATAAAATGGCCACACCTTCGGCGCTGGTTACGTCCAATAAGGACAGTTTATGGTTGGTTAACGCAGAAACCAAATCGGCATCTTTTTCCAGATACCCTGAAATTTCCTGGATGGCCTCTTTAAGGTTATTGCTTTTTTCTGTGTCTTCTTCCCCCTGTCTGTATTCTAATGCAGAAGATAATATCTGTCCAATTAACTTGGCGCCTTCTCTGGCTTTATAATCTATAAATTTAGGACCGTAATTGTGACAGGCCACCAATCCCCAAAGTTCTCCATGTGCAATTAAAGAAATACTGAAACTGCTGGCTACACCCATATTTTTCAGGTACTGGATGTGTATGGGCGATACGGCCCGTAGACTGGAATGGGTTAAATCCAGCGGCGTATTGGTATAGGTTGAAATTGCCGCACTGTTGGTATTTACGTCGGCAATGATCCTGGTAAAATTTAATTTATACAATTCCCTTGCTTGTTTGGGGATGTCTGTTGCCGGGTAGTGAAGTCCAAAAAAAGGTTCCAATTCTTCATTTTTTACCTCTGCTACTACCTCTCCATGCCCATCTTCAGCAAAGCGGTAAATCATTACCCTGTCGTATTCAATCAAGTTTTTGACTTCATGGGCAGAATGGCTCAATAAACCATCGAGATTTTTGCTGGCCAGGATTTCGGAGATGGATTTGCCGATCAGGTGTTGAATGTCAAATTCTAACGTGGCCGGTTCAAATTCTAGGATATACGCTGAATTACTTTGGTGGATAATCAGGTAAAATAGCTCCTCGTTAATCTTTAATTTATAGGGGTTGATAACCTCAAATGTCTGCTGACTTTTTCCAAGTTTAAGCAGCTGAGCAAAATCCAGTTCATCTTTAAAAGCGGGAATGTTTTTATTTAAATCAGCAATCGGTAAATCCAATAGTTGTT
The nucleotide sequence above comes from Pedobacter sp. MC2016-14. Encoded proteins:
- the uxuA gene encoding mannonate dehydratase, which produces MDTKPHKLLQTWRWYGPSDPVSLQDVKQAGATGIVTALHHVPHGEVWPVADILERKAIIEASGLHWAVVESVPVHEAIKTKRADAGTYIENYKTSLRNLAQCGIKTVCYNFMPVLDWTRTQLDLEMTDGSKALYFNWIDLAIFDLYILQRTGAEVDYSAAIQQAAKDKFATLTEDELKELRVNVLMGIPNEKEIELEVLRTSIDEYKEIGKDGLRKNLSWFLSSIADVCEEEGIKMTIHPDDPPYAILGLPRVASNKEDLLYILESVNKPFNGICFCTGSLGAGPSNDLVDIFESVKERVNFLHLRNVTKDEMGNFYEADHLGGDVNMYEVMKVIAAENAKRDQPIPFRPDHGHQMLDDLNKTTNPGYSAIGRLRGLAELRGLELGVTGNY
- a CDS encoding histone H1, with the protein product MEKFAKLKELVAAVEADATKFYGSGNGAAGTRVRKAMQDLKTLAQEIRTEVTEKKNSGK
- a CDS encoding ABC transporter ATP-binding protein, whose amino-acid sequence is MNYNLNDLNESNVNKSAFSGLKKLLQLISGEKKVLLLALAAILINSVLLLLGPLIVGHVIDNYVYTKKYDGVLLYSGLLLMMYLVTLATGYWQTKLMGGVGQRMLYTLRNAIFNKLQELPVSFFNQNKAGDLISRVNNDTDKLNQFFSQSLMQFIGSIIGMFGAGIFLLSINIELGAAALSPALLILLITAVLSPWVKRKNALNLKSLGGLSAEIQESLNNFKVIIAFNRRDYFRKRFDEANTANYKTAIAAGLSNTIFVPIYGLFSGAAQLIVLIFGIYLITIHQFTVGLLVSYFAYTINFYNPLRQLAALWSSFQVAMASWERISIILALENDLADHSLVVSDSTTLSDATKGEVPVLLEFKHVHFSYTEDKEILHDINLKFEKGKTYALIGPTGGGKTTTASLIARLYDPTKGEVLLNGQNMRSITAAARSQKIGFILQEPFLFTGTVRENILYGNTAYQSYTNKELGAVIAEANLEELIAIFDEGLETPVTSGADNISLGQKQLIAFMRAVLRNPELLILDEATANIDTITEQLLSAILKKLPKETTLVIIAHRLNTIENADEIYFVNSGEVLKAGTLQHAMEMLLQKKRSS
- a CDS encoding ABC transporter ATP-binding protein; translated protein: MEKDKKAKKPGIFTLLKPYKGLISLLVLFALLSNGINLLLPKLIARGIDTYTKGSFNSNEIALHFGIAIGLIFIFTYLQSIVQTYASERVARDLRSRLAHQISRQSHAMVESLNPSKLLTNLTADADSIKLFVSQAIVSITSSIFLIVGASILLLNINWKLGLCIITIIPIIGITFYLVLKKVKVLFVQSREVIDWLNKVINESILGSAIIRVINSQQLEYDKFITANAKARNLGLAILKLFAGLIPVIIFISNLAGLTILALGGHFVITGSMSLGEFAAFNSYLSILIFPILVIGFMSNVMAQATASYQRIASVLDSPELLDEGELSEMTGNMTVENISLNFGQKPALKDISFTLRAGSKTAIIGPTAAGKTQLLYLLTGLTKPSHGLILFDGHDLQNYNQDAFYSQLGFVFQDSIIFNMSIRENIAFSKAATDQSLEKAIETAELKDFIAGLPEGLDTMVSERGSSLSGGQKQRIMLARALAIEPKILLLDDFTARVDYHTEQRILENIHTNYPGITLLSVTQKISAIEQYNHIIVLMQGEIIAQGTHQELMSSSTEYVQIHASQQSTSNYELQS
- a CDS encoding response regulator, encoding MISPDIFYVEDDQDFAFILEHAMKEVREDLTLSVVEDGRDAIRSLEKFVENKNKPKLILLDLNLPGLSGLDILKRIKEIPYLRFTPVILFSTSDDPTDVKASYEFGANAYITKPSGYNNLVTCIRSMHEFWFNQNRTIN
- a CDS encoding ATP-binding protein, producing the protein MNEYNVDLTNCDREPIHVPGKIQSHGFLIAVHADNLNVSYVSENIEDYLSVDAKQLLDLPIADLNKNIPAFKDELDFAQLLKLGKSQQTFEVINPYKLKINEELFYLIIHQSNSAYILEFEPATLEFDIQHLIGKSISEILASKNLDGLLSHSAHEVKNLIEYDRVMIYRFAEDGHGEVVAEVKNEELEPFFGLHYPATDIPKQARELYKLNFTRIIADVNTNSAAISTYTNTPLDLTHSSLRAVSPIHIQYLKNMGVASSFSISLIAHGELWGLVACHNYGPKFIDYKAREGAKLIGQILSSALEYRQGEEDTEKSNNLKEAIQEISGYLEKDADLVSALTNHKLSLLDVTSAEGVAILFEGRFETLGKTPAKEQLIPLFNWLKDTMQESVYHTHQLPEVFKPARDYANIASGIMVCMLSRDLSELIVWFKPEQIQTIQWAGNPEKPTEKGEDGLLILSPRNSFESWAEQVRNTSIRWTKEEFTGILKLREKIISTINKKASEIRILNERLKLAYEELDTFSYTISHDLRTPLTSIKSYTELFLAQNKSIDEKGKKLLDRVINGADRMNFLINEILKLARVGRSEVDFVSITMGKLIKDITREVVSAYKAENAKIIIGECPDLQGDQTMISQVFNNIIGNAVKYASKSTLPQISIEGKADEDEIIYAVKDNGIGIDVNYHDKVFELFKRMENVKDYEGTGVGLAIVKRIIEKHNGRIWFESELGTGTIFYIAFKK